From Tepidimicrobium xylanilyticum, the proteins below share one genomic window:
- a CDS encoding head-tail connector protein gives MELLEKVKANLILQHSEDDALLQEYIKAAVAYAESYQKKPEGYYAENPMPPTTEQAVIMLSSHFYESRDGSTAGFFGDSVQAGQQVWNTVNLLLRLDRDWKV, from the coding sequence ATGGAACTTTTGGAGAAGGTTAAAGCAAACCTCATATTGCAGCACAGCGAAGATGACGCACTTTTACAAGAGTATATCAAAGCCGCAGTGGCCTATGCGGAAAGTTACCAGAAAAAGCCGGAAGGATATTATGCCGAAAACCCCATGCCGCCTACTACTGAGCAGGCTGTCATTATGCTGTCGAGCCATTTTTATGAAAGCAGGGATGGCTCGACGGCTGGCTTTTTTGGGGATAGTGTGCAGGCTGGACAGCAGGTATGGAATACAGTTAATCTATTGCTGCGGCTCGACCGGGATTGGAAGGTGTAA
- a CDS encoding head maturation protease, ClpP-related — protein sequence MSKSQNPKPVRRFWNWIQNDDGSRTLYIDGPIAEESWLGDEVTPKQFKSELLSGEGDITIWINSPGGDIFAANQIYNMLMDYKGKVTVKIDGIAASAASVIAMAGGDVFMSPVSMMMIHNPMTIAIGDTEEMEKAITMLEEIKESIINAYELKTGLSRAKISHLMDAESWFNARKAVELGFADGILFMEDESFPSEFEVSGGMIFSRQAVTNSILQKLKPKEKPKGTPIESLEKRLFLLKP from the coding sequence ATGAGCAAATCACAAAACCCAAAACCGGTTCGCCGCTTTTGGAACTGGATACAAAACGATGATGGCAGCCGGACATTATATATTGACGGGCCAATAGCCGAAGAAAGCTGGCTGGGAGACGAAGTAACTCCCAAGCAGTTCAAATCAGAGCTGTTGTCCGGAGAGGGTGATATAACGATCTGGATCAACAGCCCTGGCGGAGATATATTTGCAGCTAATCAAATTTACAACATGCTTATGGATTACAAAGGCAAAGTGACGGTAAAGATTGACGGTATTGCAGCCAGCGCCGCTTCGGTCATAGCTATGGCCGGAGGTGACGTCTTTATGTCACCAGTCAGCATGATGATGATTCACAACCCTATGACAATAGCCATCGGTGATACAGAAGAAATGGAGAAAGCTATCACAATGCTGGAAGAAATAAAGGAATCCATCATCAACGCTTATGAGCTGAAAACCGGACTTTCCAGGGCAAAAATATCGCACCTAATGGATGCAGAAAGCTGGTTTAACGCAAGAAAAGCGGTGGAACTTGGCTTTGCCGATGGAATCTTGTTTATGGAGGATGAATCATTCCCATCCGAATTTGAAGTATCAGGAGGAATGATCTTCAGCAGGCAGGCAGTAACAAATTCCATCCTGCAAAAGCTTAAACCAAAAGAAAAACCAAAAGGAACACCAATTGAGTCGCTTGAAAAGCGGCTTTTTTTATTAAAACCTTAA
- a CDS encoding phage major capsid protein: MSKILELREKRAKVWEAAKAFLDSKRGNDGLLSPEDTATYEKMEADVIALGKEIERLERQAAIDLELSKPLNIPITDKPTSISGNNEKTGRASDEYRQSFWNMMRGRRKYDIHNALQIGEDTEGGYLVPDDFERTLVEALEEENIFRQIANVITTSSGDKKIPVVASKGTASWVDEEGQIPESDDSFAQVSIGAYKLATMIKVSEELLNDSVFNLEQYIAKEFARRIGAKEEEAFFIGDGSGKPTGILADNGGGEIGVTAASATVITLDEIMDLFYSLKSPYRRNAVFIMNDSTIKAIRKLKDNNGQYLWQPSVTAGTPDTILNRPVKTSAFMPAIAAGAKTIVFGDFSYYWVADRQGRVFKRLNELYAATGQVGFMATQRVDGKLVLSEAVKILQQKSA; this comes from the coding sequence ATGAGCAAAATACTGGAACTGCGTGAAAAACGCGCTAAAGTTTGGGAAGCTGCTAAAGCTTTCCTCGACAGCAAACGCGGGAACGACGGACTGCTTTCACCGGAGGATACCGCGACTTATGAAAAAATGGAAGCCGACGTTATTGCGCTGGGCAAAGAAATAGAGCGTCTTGAGCGTCAGGCTGCCATAGATTTGGAACTGTCAAAACCGTTGAATATTCCTATTACAGACAAACCCACTTCCATATCTGGCAACAATGAAAAAACCGGACGTGCCAGCGATGAGTACAGGCAGTCTTTCTGGAACATGATGCGCGGCAGGCGCAAATATGACATACACAACGCGCTGCAGATTGGAGAGGACACCGAAGGTGGATATCTTGTTCCCGACGACTTTGAGCGTACTCTTGTGGAAGCACTGGAGGAGGAGAATATCTTTAGGCAGATTGCCAATGTTATTACCACGTCCAGCGGTGACAAGAAAATTCCTGTGGTGGCAAGCAAGGGTACTGCATCCTGGGTGGATGAGGAAGGCCAGATTCCCGAAAGCGATGACTCCTTTGCACAGGTATCCATCGGCGCATATAAGCTGGCTACTATGATCAAGGTGTCAGAGGAATTGTTAAACGATAGTGTATTCAACCTTGAACAGTATATAGCCAAAGAATTCGCCCGCCGAATCGGAGCAAAAGAGGAGGAAGCATTTTTTATCGGTGACGGATCTGGCAAGCCAACCGGTATTCTGGCAGATAACGGCGGTGGCGAGATAGGAGTAACTGCGGCGAGCGCAACAGTCATTACCCTTGACGAGATCATGGACTTGTTCTACAGCCTAAAGTCTCCGTACCGCAGGAACGCTGTATTCATTATGAATGATTCGACAATTAAAGCTATAAGGAAGCTCAAAGACAACAACGGTCAGTATCTCTGGCAGCCTTCTGTAACTGCTGGAACACCGGATACTATCCTCAATCGTCCAGTTAAAACTTCTGCATTTATGCCAGCCATTGCCGCCGGAGCAAAAACGATTGTATTCGGCGATTTTTCTTATTACTGGGTGGCAGACCGTCAGGGCAGGGTTTTTAAGCGGCTTAATGAGTTGTATGCTGCGACCGGACAAGTTGGATTCATGGCAACCCAGCGTGTAGATGGCAAGCTGGTACTGTCTGAAGCAGTCAAGATACTGCAGCAGAAATCAGCTTAA